The following coding sequences lie in one Sorghum bicolor cultivar BTx623 chromosome 6, Sorghum_bicolor_NCBIv3, whole genome shotgun sequence genomic window:
- the LOC8067781 gene encoding LEAF RUST 10 DISEASE-RESISTANCE LOCUS RECEPTOR-LIKE PROTEIN KINASE-like 2.4 produces the protein MAAVNSLLLLVLLVAAVHSATLALGQTVKVWSLCSPANYTPGDAYDANLRGMLKDLVTVTASYGGNGNSTVGGDNGPADHQSSYGLAICYADAPPEVCRLCLAMAAGNVTLACPRAVAADMMYNNCLLRYANASFPASPDMAQRFSFYNNLTRAGEAAISAAALGMLMDRLAPAAAASLRSFAFGRTNMSAEQSLYGFVQCVAYLSPDDCRRCLRRIAASLPIWTRGGRAYSLTCYTRFEVMPFYTPPSAKTIVVEPAPPPEPSPAGTTAAAKSRDGKSRKFPSGMVVLAVSTLGAILLIMVCVIFVFKIRRRGKFQQTIRVNSTTKQNIEELLEDYGSLAPKRYKYSQLKEITRYFSEKLGEGGYGMVYKGTLPCGMLVAVKFLHDFTRNGEDFINEVFSIRRTSHVNIVTLLGFCLEGSKRALIYEYMANGSLDKFIYDDNSKTIMGWDKLYEIAIGIARGLEYLHRGCNTRIIHFDIKPHNILLDDDFISKIADFGLAKLCNPKESYLSMAGMRGTIGFIAPEVFARRFGVVSTKSDVYSYGMMLLEMVGGRKNLKESVNNSSEMYFPDFIYSHLAEVGSLHTFDMAGETEEMARKMASIGLWCIQVSPMSRPTMSKVLEMFEKSADQLEIPPRQHFYSAIQEDSSEESAPTL, from the exons atggcggccgtGAACTCCCTCCTGCTCCTGGTGCTCCTCGTCGCCGCCGTCCACAGCGCCACCCTGGCGCTCGGGCAGACGGTGAAAGTCTGGTCTTTGTGCTCGCCGGCGAACTACACCCCTGGGGATGCCTACGACGCGAACCTCCGCGGCATGCTCAAGGACCTGGTCACCGTCACGGCCTCCTACGGCGGCAACGGCAACAGCACGGTCGGCGGCGATAACGGTCCGGCGGACCACCAGTCGTCCTACGGGCTCGCCATCTGCTACGCCGACGCCCCACCGGAGGTGTGCCGGCTCTGCCTCGCCATGGCGGCCGGGAACGTGACGCTGGCGTGCCCGCGCGCCGTGGCCGCCGACATGATGTACAACAACTGCCTTCTCCGGTACGCGAACGCGAGCTTCCCGGCGAGCCCGGACATGGCGCAGAGGTTCTCCTTCTACAACAACCTGACGCGCGCCGGCGAGGCCGCCATCAGCGCCGCCGCGCTGGGAATGCTCATGGACCGGCTCGCCCCCGCGGCCGCCGCGTCGCTGCGGTCCTTCGCGTTCGGACGCACCAACATGAGCGCCGAGCAGAGCCTGTACGGGTTCGTGCAGTGCGTGGCGTACCTGTCGCCGGACGACTGCCGCCGCTGCCTCCGGCGAATCGCCGCGTCGTTGCCGAT ATGGACGAGAGGAGGGCGCGCCTACTCACTGACATGCTACACGCGGTTCGAGGTGATGCCGTTCTACACGCCGCCGAGCGCGAAGACCATCGTCGTGGAGCCGGCGCCACCGCCCGAGCCGTCGCCGGCGGGCACAACAGCGGCGGCGAAGTCCCGAG ATGGAAAATCTCGAAAATTTCCCTCAGGGATGGTGGTGCTGGCGG TTTCAACTCTTGGAGCCATTCTCTTGATCATGGTCTGTGTCATTTTTGTCTTCAAGATCCGTAGGAGGGGAAAATTTCAACAAACCATTCGAGTTAACTCAACTACTAAACAAAATATTGAGGAGCTTCTAGAAGATTATGGCTCCTTGGCTCcaaagagatataaatattcacAGCTGAAGGAAATAACAagatattttagtgaaaaacttGGAGAAGGTGGCTATGGCATGGTTTATAAAGGTACATTACCATGTGGCATGCTTGTTGCAGTGAAGTTCCTCCATGACTTCACAAGAAATGGAGAAGATTTTATCAATGAAGTTTTCAGCATCAGAAGGACATCTCATGTTAATATTGTTACTCTGCTTGGTTTTTGCTTAGAGGGATCCAAGCGAGCTCTTATTTATGAGTATATGGCTAATGGATCACTGGACAAATTTATTTATGATGATAATTCAAAAACAATTATGGGATGGGACAAGCTCTATGAAATAGCAATTGGTATTGCAAGAggtttggagtatttgcaccGCGGCTGTAATACACGCATCATACACTTTGACATAAAACCACACAATATCCTTCTTGATGATGATTTTATCTCAAAAATTGCTGATTTTGGTTTGGCCAAGTTATGCAACCCAAAGGAGAGTTACCTATCAATGGCAGGCATGCGAGGGACAATTGGGTTCATCGCACCTGAAGTTTTCGCAAGGAGATTTGGAGTAGTTTCTACTAAATCAGATGTCTACAGCTACGGAATGATGCTTCTTGAGATGGTGGGAGGAAGAAAGAACCTGAAAGAAAGTGTGAACAATTCCAGTGAGATGTATTTTCCAGACTTTATCTATAGTCATTTGGCTGAAGTGGGAAGCCTACATACATTTGATATGGCAGGGGAAACAGAAGAGATGGCAAGGAAAATGGCCTCGATTGGCTTATGGTGTATACAAGTGTCTCCTATGTCCCGTCCAACAATGAGCAAGGTTTTAGAGATGTTTGAGAAAAGTGCAGATCAACTTGAGATACCACCAAGGCAACACTTCTATTCAGCTATACA GGAGGATTCATCTGAGGAGTCTGCTCCGACACTGTAA